One genomic segment of Microcoleus sp. bin38.metabat.b11b12b14.051 includes these proteins:
- a CDS encoding GNAT family N-acetyltransferase, with product MNHSFFSSPSHQQQTPGISRFSIRAAASNDLAQLADILAMSFHSREGFVEWIYPVLRLGIYEDLKNRLRSKAEHYICLVGELVSRDEGTQNYRSRRTQCIAGTVEMALRSRFPWQIPSSDYPYLSNLAVHPDYRRQGVAQQLLSNCEDTAKEWGFSEIYLHVLENNHGARQLYYQAGYRLQQVDWNWTCWLFGQPRRLFLRKQISFS from the coding sequence GTGAATCATTCCTTTTTTTCCTCACCGTCTCACCAACAACAAACTCCCGGAATTTCCAGATTTTCCATTCGGGCGGCAGCGTCGAACGACTTAGCACAGCTAGCCGATATTTTGGCTATGAGCTTTCACTCCCGGGAGGGGTTTGTAGAATGGATTTATCCGGTGTTGCGCTTGGGCATTTACGAAGATTTAAAAAATAGACTGCGTTCCAAGGCAGAACATTACATTTGTCTAGTTGGTGAGCTAGTTTCGCGGGACGAAGGAACGCAGAATTATCGATCGCGCCGAACTCAGTGCATAGCGGGAACAGTAGAAATGGCACTGCGTTCTCGCTTCCCTTGGCAAATCCCAAGTTCTGACTATCCTTATTTGTCGAATTTAGCAGTTCACCCCGATTACAGGCGACAAGGAGTTGCTCAACAGTTGCTCAGCAACTGCGAGGATACAGCCAAAGAATGGGGATTTTCCGAGATTTACCTCCACGTTTTGGAAAATAATCACGGGGCGCGACAGTTGTACTATCAAGCTGGCTATCGCTTGCAACAGGTGGATTGGAATTGGACTTGTTGGCTGTTTGGTCAGCCGCGGCGGCTGTTTTTACGCAAGCAGATATCCTTCTCTTAA
- a CDS encoding response regulator, translating into MNSQENPKLKILVVDDEPDNLDLLYRTFHRDYKVLRAESGPAALEILAKEGEVAVIISDQRMPKMSGTEFLSLTAAQYPDVIRIILTGYTDVEDLVEAINAGKVFKFVTKPWDAEELRALVSQAVDTHNVLKARTNELRRALSQESLLYAVTNTIRSAPNYQQMLQRIVETVGQMFEVSCCLLRPFQDGRVADEWFVYQKAETKALRGDAEARRDASSGGLSADVLPDLVWETLDVEVIQDAQTDDRVLNWDNQRRQAYQTANIRSSLIVPLFYQMELMAVLALHQFDRSREWEDHEVQLVITVADQAALALSQARAYEQVRALAKREALVNTITTAIRSSLDPQNIFAAITQQLGQALQVDGCALSLWTEDDEYVQCVGLYDANRDTVAVKQEFNNPQVVANPPGSETAAQSAATNARGWVFAHPSLPQSLVPIRGNPVLLQVMVSKEAVAVEDLSERPDLNVTELQVRSPARALLVVPLLSEGKIIGSISLRQNRSTRRWNVSDIDLAQIVATQAALAVQQSRLYQTTRQQAERLLEADRLKTEFFQNISHEFRTPLTLTIGPLESACGRKEDLPYEQAVIALRNSRRLLRLVNQLLDLQRLDAGRMQPSFRPCDLVGFCYSTAESFRAYCDKKGLQLITQLQECPLLYLDIERFDKVIYNLLSNAVKFTPESGTITLTVEPAGAHCLLQVKDTGIGIRTEQIPYLFERFHQAEGSASRSYEGSGLGLALVKELVELHGGQISVDSVYGEGTTFTVWLHFGSTHLPPERVLEIPAEFHASKAAVELADVEADLSEDEAENNNFEALEPINSETVAGTVLVVDDNPDLRFYVSEILRASGFAVLLARNGQEGFAVAKNRRPDLILTDLMMPVISGLDLIRMIRQDEELRGTPAILLTAKADADTRIEGVERGADAYLSKPFNDRELLAEVRNLIALKQNERRVQQLNSYLTESVLRRFLPPSMVKAAATGDLALDLRPEPRLITILFSDIVGFTQMANTLRSRRVAELLNEYLAAMTKAIFDSGGTVDKFVGDAVMALFGAPEELTPNEQVRRAIAAAGEMLRALKQLNQRWLEQGIVGENGVPPVRFRCGIHQGTAVVGMFGGPDRSDYTAIGPSVNIAARLQEVAEPNSVLVSAAVADYVEEDRIVKYKSLQLKGIDETVLTFMLNCD; encoded by the coding sequence ATGAATTCCCAAGAAAATCCTAAGCTAAAAATTCTGGTTGTCGATGACGAACCGGATAACCTCGACTTGCTTTACCGCACCTTCCATCGAGACTATAAAGTGCTCCGAGCCGAATCAGGCCCCGCCGCCCTCGAAATTTTAGCAAAAGAGGGAGAAGTTGCGGTGATTATCTCTGACCAGCGAATGCCAAAAATGAGCGGTACGGAGTTTCTCAGCCTGACTGCTGCTCAATACCCGGATGTGATTCGCATTATTTTAACTGGCTATACGGATGTTGAAGATTTAGTTGAAGCTATTAATGCTGGCAAAGTATTCAAGTTCGTTACCAAGCCTTGGGATGCTGAAGAACTTAGGGCTCTTGTCAGTCAAGCTGTTGATACTCACAATGTCCTGAAGGCCCGCACGAATGAATTGCGGAGGGCTCTCTCACAAGAATCGCTGCTTTATGCCGTTACCAATACTATTCGATCGGCTCCTAATTACCAGCAAATGCTGCAAAGAATTGTGGAAACCGTTGGACAGATGTTTGAGGTGAGTTGCTGTCTGCTGCGGCCGTTCCAAGACGGCCGGGTGGCGGATGAGTGGTTTGTTTACCAGAAGGCGGAAACTAAAGCGTTGCGGGGCGATGCTGAAGCCAGACGGGATGCTTCTAGCGGTGGACTTTCAGCGGATGTGCTGCCGGATTTGGTTTGGGAAACTCTGGATGTGGAGGTGATTCAAGATGCCCAAACTGACGATCGAGTTTTAAACTGGGACAATCAGCGGCGTCAGGCTTACCAAACTGCGAATATTCGATCGAGCTTAATCGTACCGCTGTTTTACCAAATGGAACTGATGGCAGTCTTAGCGCTGCACCAGTTCGATCGATCGCGCGAATGGGAAGACCACGAGGTACAGTTAGTAATTACCGTGGCCGACCAAGCGGCTTTGGCGCTTTCTCAAGCCAGGGCTTACGAACAGGTGCGGGCGCTGGCAAAGCGCGAGGCCTTAGTCAATACTATTACTACGGCAATTCGATCGAGCCTCGACCCCCAAAATATTTTTGCAGCGATTACTCAACAACTCGGCCAAGCTTTGCAAGTTGACGGCTGCGCCCTTTCTCTGTGGACAGAAGATGATGAATACGTCCAGTGCGTAGGACTCTACGACGCCAATAGGGATACGGTGGCTGTCAAACAGGAGTTTAACAATCCACAGGTAGTTGCGAACCCTCCAGGCTCAGAAACTGCTGCTCAGAGTGCTGCTACTAACGCTCGCGGCTGGGTTTTTGCCCATCCTTCCCTGCCGCAGTCTTTGGTGCCGATTCGCGGCAATCCGGTGTTGCTGCAAGTTATGGTATCAAAAGAGGCGGTGGCGGTTGAAGACCTCAGCGAACGCCCCGATTTAAATGTTACAGAACTGCAAGTTCGATCGCCAGCCCGCGCTCTTTTAGTCGTTCCGCTACTCTCCGAAGGCAAAATCATCGGTAGCATTTCCCTGCGCCAAAATCGCAGCACCCGCCGCTGGAACGTCTCAGACATTGACTTGGCTCAAATAGTGGCAACTCAAGCGGCTCTGGCGGTGCAGCAGTCCCGCCTCTACCAGACTACCAGACAGCAGGCAGAACGGCTCTTGGAAGCCGATCGGCTCAAAACCGAATTTTTCCAAAATATCTCCCACGAATTCCGCACACCTCTCACCCTAACCATCGGCCCTCTAGAATCAGCTTGCGGCCGCAAAGAAGACTTACCCTACGAACAAGCAGTAATCGCCTTGCGAAATTCCCGCCGCTTGCTGCGCTTAGTAAATCAACTGCTGGACTTGCAGCGCCTCGATGCGGGACGGATGCAGCCGAGTTTTCGCCCCTGCGATTTAGTCGGTTTCTGTTACTCTACGGCAGAGTCGTTCCGTGCCTACTGCGACAAAAAAGGACTGCAATTAATCACCCAACTCCAAGAATGTCCTTTACTTTATTTGGATATTGAAAGATTTGACAAAGTTATTTACAACCTGCTATCAAATGCTGTCAAATTTACCCCTGAAAGCGGAACAATCACCCTAACAGTTGAACCAGCGGGCGCTCACTGCTTGTTACAAGTAAAAGACACCGGCATCGGCATTCGCACCGAACAAATTCCCTATTTGTTCGAGCGCTTTCACCAAGCCGAAGGTTCTGCTAGCCGTTCCTACGAAGGCAGCGGTTTAGGTTTGGCACTTGTCAAAGAATTAGTCGAACTCCACGGCGGTCAAATTTCCGTCGATTCAGTTTACGGCGAAGGTACTACTTTTACCGTTTGGCTGCACTTCGGTTCGACTCACTTACCCCCAGAGCGGGTACTAGAAATCCCCGCCGAGTTTCACGCATCAAAAGCAGCGGTGGAACTGGCAGATGTGGAGGCAGATTTGTCTGAAGATGAAGCAGAAAATAATAATTTTGAGGCTCTAGAACCGATAAATTCAGAAACAGTAGCGGGTACGGTTTTGGTGGTTGACGACAATCCAGATTTGCGCTTTTATGTGTCAGAAATTCTGCGAGCGTCCGGCTTTGCAGTTTTGCTGGCTCGCAACGGACAAGAAGGATTTGCCGTAGCAAAAAACCGCCGTCCCGATCTAATTCTCACCGATTTAATGATGCCTGTAATCTCGGGTTTGGATTTGATTCGGATGATTCGACAGGACGAAGAATTGCGGGGAACTCCGGCAATTTTGCTAACTGCTAAAGCGGACGCAGATACTCGGATTGAAGGGGTAGAACGGGGTGCTGATGCTTATTTATCTAAGCCTTTTAACGATCGCGAATTGTTGGCAGAAGTGCGGAATTTAATCGCCCTTAAACAAAACGAGCGGCGAGTGCAGCAGTTGAACAGTTATTTAACTGAGTCGGTGCTGCGCCGATTTTTACCGCCGTCGATGGTGAAGGCCGCTGCGACTGGAGATTTGGCTCTGGATTTGCGGCCGGAACCGCGATTGATTACTATTTTATTTAGCGATATTGTCGGTTTTACTCAAATGGCAAATACGCTGCGCTCGCGCCGGGTAGCTGAGCTTTTGAATGAATATTTGGCGGCAATGACTAAGGCTATTTTTGACAGCGGCGGTACGGTAGACAAGTTTGTCGGAGATGCGGTAATGGCTCTCTTTGGCGCGCCGGAGGAACTAACGCCTAACGAGCAAGTACGCCGTGCTATAGCTGCTGCTGGCGAAATGCTGCGAGCCCTGAAGCAGCTTAACCAGCGCTGGTTGGAGCAGGGAATTGTGGGGGAAAATGGGGTGCCTCCGGTGCGGTTTCGCTGCGGTATTCATCAGGGTACTGCGGTGGTGGGTATGTTTGGCGGCCCCGATCGATCTGATTATACTGCGATCGGGCCGAGCGTGAATATTGCCGCCCGTTTGCAAGAGGTGGCGGAACCAAACTCTGTACTCGTTTCGGCGGCGGTTGCAGATTATGTTGAGGAGGATCGAATTGTTAAATATAAGTCGCTGCAACTCAAGGGAATTGATGAAACAGTATTGACTTTTATGCTTAATTGTGATTAG
- a CDS encoding type II toxin-antitoxin system Phd/YefM family antitoxin produces MMQITTTELPQTLQTLFIEVERTKTPLTIIHEGKPLVIIYPATTQTPRPTFGTMKGSGEILGDLIPPVAELWEVLE; encoded by the coding sequence ATGATGCAAATTACCACGACTGAATTACCCCAAACTCTCCAAACTCTATTTATAGAGGTCGAACGTACCAAAACTCCTCTCACCATCATCCATGAAGGGAAACCATTAGTGATTATCTATCCTGCCACTACCCAAACCCCACGCCCCACTTTTGGCACAATGAAAGGGAGCGGTGAAATATTAGGAGATTTAATTCCTCCTGTCGCCGAACTGTGGGAGGTTTTAGAATGA
- a CDS encoding PIN domain-containing protein, with protein sequence MKLLLDTHIWLWYLLGDERLSLQLQTAIADPNTELWLSPISIWETLILAEKGRISLQPDPVTWVNLALKTLETREAPMNHAIAILSREIALPHQDPGDRFIAATAIHYGLILATVDANLTGNSALQTLS encoded by the coding sequence ATGAAACTTTTACTCGATACCCACATTTGGCTTTGGTATTTGCTGGGCGACGAACGCCTATCGCTCCAACTTCAAACAGCGATCGCCGATCCTAATACAGAACTTTGGCTGAGTCCAATTAGCATTTGGGAGACGCTCATTCTTGCAGAAAAAGGACGGATATCCTTGCAGCCCGATCCGGTTACATGGGTTAACTTAGCTTTAAAAACCTTGGAAACCCGCGAAGCCCCTATGAATCACGCGATTGCAATTTTAAGTCGCGAGATTGCACTACCACATCAAGACCCCGGAGACCGATTTATTGCCGCCACAGCTATTCATTATGGCTTAATATTAGCTACAGTTGATGCTAACCTTACAGGCAATTCAGCGCTACAAACACTCAGTTAG
- a CDS encoding DUF5615 family PIN-like protein, translating into MRLLLDENLSDGIVRRIIDLYPDSAHVKTLALTNTDDSIIWEYAHANNFVIVSKDSDFHQRSLLYGHPPKFIYLRIGNSPTSKIVQILRDNFDIIIQFWNSEVESILVLA; encoded by the coding sequence GTGAGACTACTACTCGATGAAAACTTGTCAGACGGAATTGTTCGCAGGATTATCGATTTGTATCCCGATTCCGCTCATGTCAAAACATTGGCACTTACGAATACTGATGATTCAATTATTTGGGAATATGCTCATGCGAATAATTTTGTGATTGTTTCCAAGGATTCTGATTTTCATCAACGGAGTTTGCTGTACGGGCATCCACCCAAATTTATCTACCTTCGCATTGGTAACAGTCCAACGTCCAAGATTGTTCAGATATTAAGAGATAATTTTGACATTATAATTCAATTTTGGAATAGCGAAGTAGAAAGTATCTTGGTATTGGCTTAA
- a CDS encoding DUF433 domain-containing protein, giving the protein MEYNQIITIEPGKRSGKPCIRGMRITVYDILEYLAGGMTEAEVLEDFSELTSQDIKACLAFAADREKKLFVASL; this is encoded by the coding sequence ATGGAATACAATCAAATCATCACCATTGAACCTGGAAAACGCAGCGGTAAGCCCTGTATTCGGGGAATGCGAATTACTGTGTACGATATCCTAGAGTATTTGGCTGGTGGTATGACAGAGGCAGAAGTTCTAGAAGATTTTTCGGAACTCACTTCCCAAGACATCAAAGCTTGCCTTGCCTTTGCCGCTGACCGTGAGAAAAAACTATTTGTGGCATCTTTGTGA
- a CDS encoding clan AA aspartic protease, whose protein sequence is MISGIVTDRHATVTLTFILPNGSTLPIEFVIDTGFTGDLCLPPEAVSLLRLPFIFDFPANLADNSEVLLPVHEAVVIWDGEEREVRLIATGRRPLLGTGMLDDRELVIQFTEGGKRNNR, encoded by the coding sequence ATGATTTCGGGTATTGTGACTGATAGACACGCCACCGTCACTTTGACATTTATACTCCCGAATGGCTCAACTTTACCGATCGAATTTGTCATCGATACAGGATTCACAGGAGACCTTTGCTTGCCTCCAGAAGCCGTTTCATTATTAAGGCTACCTTTCATATTCGATTTTCCAGCAAATTTGGCAGACAACAGCGAGGTTTTACTGCCAGTCCATGAAGCCGTTGTCATCTGGGATGGGGAAGAACGGGAAGTTCGTTTGATTGCTACAGGAAGGCGACCATTGCTAGGAACTGGTATGTTAGACGATCGAGAACTTGTGATTCAGTTCACCGAAGGCGGGAAGCGTAACAATCGATGA
- a CDS encoding DUF692 family multinuclear iron-containing protein produces MKFGIGWREEVLTEINQQVENIDVIEIMADQYMFDLRKKVEILKKFLPKKDIIFHCVSLSIGSSEIELDYLYELKRLVDIFDPLIISDHIGITRYKSYDTGIACPVSYNSKTLKIFEANIRKFQKIIGKPLLLENISCPLKMLDEEFSEAEFIAKLYQVTGVNILLDVTNLYINSKNHNFDYREWLEKIPISSVRQLHLAGGNEVEGKLWDSHCCAVAKDNWSVYEMAINLFSQIEFVIVERDNRYETFYESINDVFTARDILLKQR; encoded by the coding sequence ATGAAGTTTGGTATTGGATGGCGAGAAGAAGTCTTAACGGAGATTAATCAGCAAGTTGAGAATATTGATGTAATAGAGATAATGGCAGATCAATATATGTTTGATCTCCGAAAGAAAGTTGAGATATTGAAGAAGTTCTTACCCAAAAAAGATATTATTTTTCACTGCGTAAGCCTTTCCATCGGTTCCTCTGAGATTGAGTTAGACTATTTATATGAACTGAAAAGATTAGTGGATATTTTCGATCCTCTAATTATAAGCGATCACATAGGGATTACCCGATATAAATCTTATGACACTGGCATTGCTTGTCCGGTATCATACAACTCCAAGACTCTAAAAATTTTTGAGGCAAATATCAGGAAATTCCAGAAAATCATAGGAAAACCTCTTCTTTTAGAAAATATTAGCTGTCCTTTAAAAATGTTAGATGAAGAATTTTCTGAAGCAGAATTTATAGCGAAGTTATATCAAGTAACAGGTGTAAATATTCTACTTGATGTAACCAACTTATATATAAATTCCAAGAATCATAACTTTGACTATCGTGAATGGTTAGAGAAAATTCCAATTTCGTCGGTTCGCCAGCTTCACTTAGCAGGAGGAAATGAGGTTGAGGGTAAGCTCTGGGATAGCCATTGTTGTGCAGTTGCTAAAGATAATTGGAGTGTCTATGAGATGGCAATTAATCTTTTTAGTCAGATCGAGTTTGTGATTGTAGAGCGTGACAACAGGTATGAAACTTTTTACGAATCAATAAATGATGTTTTTACTGCTAGAGATATTTTGTTAAAGCAAAGGTAA
- a CDS encoding DUF692 family multinuclear iron-containing protein, producing MNHQIESKPILGVGIAFIPNFIKLLKSQNQFNNDILPRHIDFFEISSLDEKELEEEEILQWFPLLNKKNITAHIFGFRVGTKLGPSDEFISKVNKAVSIIQPTFISEDLSQFRVAPTAIDTSPLLLTDETKKYCVDALIKINEAVEVPFLLENPPISFMIGEQDFLTWFSDCLELSNSYCLLDIGHLLSWESIVGESVISRLKDFPLDKVVQIHLAQGMVDYTSKYYADLHGEPYSERLYEILLYLLEKCPNLKAVTLEHFNLFTALSTGLNDLQRVREITKNFLESKTAV from the coding sequence ATGAATCATCAGATTGAAAGTAAGCCAATTTTAGGGGTGGGAATTGCTTTTATACCCAATTTTATCAAACTCCTAAAATCACAAAATCAATTTAATAATGATATTCTGCCAAGACATATCGACTTTTTTGAAATTTCATCACTCGATGAAAAAGAACTAGAAGAAGAGGAAATTCTCCAGTGGTTTCCGCTTCTTAACAAAAAGAATATTACTGCACATATTTTCGGTTTTAGAGTAGGCACTAAATTAGGCCCCAGCGATGAGTTTATCTCGAAAGTCAACAAAGCGGTTTCAATAATACAACCCACTTTTATATCGGAAGATTTATCTCAGTTTCGAGTCGCGCCAACTGCTATCGATACATCACCTCTTCTTCTGACTGATGAAACTAAGAAATACTGCGTTGATGCTCTGATCAAAATAAATGAAGCAGTTGAAGTACCTTTTCTTTTAGAAAATCCACCAATATCCTTTATGATTGGTGAACAAGATTTCCTCACTTGGTTCTCAGATTGCCTTGAGTTATCTAATTCATACTGCTTACTCGATATTGGACATTTGTTGTCATGGGAAAGTATAGTTGGTGAATCAGTAATCAGTCGATTGAAAGACTTTCCACTTGACAAGGTTGTTCAGATACATTTAGCTCAAGGTATGGTTGACTATACTTCAAAATATTACGCTGATTTGCATGGAGAGCCTTATAGTGAAAGACTTTACGAAATACTCCTGTATCTTTTAGAAAAATGCCCTAACCTGAAGGCTGTTACTCTAGAACACTTTAATCTTTTCACTGCACTTTCTACAGGGCTTAATGATTTACAAAGAGTAAGAGAGATTACAAAAAACTTTCTCGAATCAAAAACTGCTGTATAA
- a CDS encoding NB-ARC domain-containing protein, whose translation MNLKEMLNIVDRIFFDKTGQHLDDLQEAVLRGTLQHETYKQIAKDFDCSESRIRNAASQLWQILSEELGEDVSKSNLRSAMQRFQVSIVSHYAQDSAQIGLVNYCGETKHPPNIPNSNPPNQETSHHDLSEMPELGAFFDRTPELKTLTTSILQQNSSLITITGISGIGKTTLAVQLVQQIKHEFEYVIWCNFDTSPTLPEFEANLIQFFSQSEKPDSPTNNQKALSLIKYLQKYRCLIVLDDIHNLFSSGELAGKYQPEYEEYRSLFKKIQKISHQSCFLLIGWEQPREVTQVKNPNTHINTLQLKGLDIAAGREILRDYGLADIDNYSALIHRYQGNPLWLKSVATMIQELGGCVTELLPDDTILLPEDLKDILQQQFSRLSEIEKQVLSLFCRESAPVNLTKLLEYGTLRSPDLLNALQSLSRRCFIDQTGSFYTLLPVLREYIKGF comes from the coding sequence ATGAATCTCAAAGAAATGTTAAACATCGTCGATCGCATATTCTTCGATAAAACTGGTCAGCACCTTGACGATTTACAAGAAGCGGTACTACGGGGAACTCTACAACATGAGACATATAAGCAAATAGCCAAAGATTTTGACTGTTCTGAAAGTCGTATTAGAAATGCTGCTTCGCAATTATGGCAGATACTTTCAGAAGAATTAGGAGAAGATGTCAGTAAATCAAATTTACGATCGGCAATGCAAAGATTCCAAGTCTCGATAGTTTCACATTATGCACAAGACTCTGCACAAATAGGCTTAGTTAATTATTGTGGAGAAACCAAACACCCGCCAAACATACCAAACTCAAACCCACCAAATCAAGAAACATCCCATCACGACTTAAGCGAGATGCCAGAATTAGGGGCTTTCTTCGATCGCACTCCCGAACTCAAAACCCTCACAACCTCGATTCTACAACAAAACAGCAGCCTCATAACCATCACCGGCATTAGCGGTATCGGCAAAACCACCTTAGCAGTGCAACTCGTCCAACAAATCAAACACGAGTTTGAATACGTCATTTGGTGCAACTTCGACACATCCCCCACCCTCCCGGAATTTGAAGCTAACTTAATCCAGTTTTTCTCGCAGTCGGAAAAGCCAGATTCACCCACAAATAACCAGAAAGCATTATCCTTAATTAAATATTTACAAAAATATCGCTGCTTAATAGTCTTAGATGACATACACAACCTGTTCAGCAGCGGCGAATTAGCAGGAAAATATCAACCTGAATACGAAGAATATCGCTCTTTATTCAAAAAAATACAAAAAATCTCCCATCAAAGTTGCTTCCTGCTTATCGGTTGGGAACAACCCAGAGAAGTTACTCAAGTTAAAAACCCAAATACACACATTAACACTTTACAACTCAAAGGTTTAGACATCGCCGCCGGACGGGAAATCCTCAGAGATTATGGATTAGCAGATATCGACAACTACTCAGCACTCATTCACCGCTACCAAGGTAATCCCCTCTGGTTAAAAAGTGTCGCGACTATGATCCAAGAGTTGGGCGGATGCGTCACAGAGTTATTACCAGATGATACTATATTGTTGCCGGAAGATTTGAAAGATATTTTGCAGCAGCAGTTTAGCCGCTTATCGGAAATCGAAAAACAAGTCCTCTCTTTGTTTTGTCGGGAAAGCGCACCAGTCAACCTGACAAAATTACTAGAATATGGCACTTTGCGATCGCCCGATTTACTCAATGCGCTACAATCTTTATCGCGGCGTTGCTTTATTGACCAAACAGGAAGTTTTTATACTTTGCTACCTGTGTTGAGGGAATATATCAAAGGGTTTTAA
- a CDS encoding glycerol acyltransferase has product MKHSASNPSHNSQTYRFDGLSLDDRNPDFIKLMLPLWEWLYRHYFRVQSDGWHHVPASGKMLVVGSHNGGIAAPDMFMFLYEWFHRYGTERLAYGLMHPTVWQVSPDIAGMAVQCGALKANPKMAIAAFRKNAPVLVYPGGAEDTFRPYHLRNKIYFAGRKGFIKLALREEVPIVPIISHGAHDTLIVLADLYEQAKQLHELGMPWLFGIDPVVFPVYLGLPWGLSIGPLPNLPFPVQIRTRVCEPIVFERYGKEAAGDRDYVDACFDLVTNQMQAQLDDLIAN; this is encoded by the coding sequence ATGAAACATTCCGCATCCAACCCCAGCCACAACAGCCAAACCTATCGCTTTGACGGACTATCTTTGGACGATCGCAATCCCGACTTCATCAAACTAATGCTGCCGCTGTGGGAATGGCTGTACCGCCACTATTTTCGCGTCCAAAGCGACGGCTGGCACCACGTCCCCGCGAGCGGAAAAATGCTCGTTGTCGGCTCTCACAACGGAGGAATCGCCGCTCCTGATATGTTTATGTTCCTATACGAATGGTTCCACAGGTACGGGACGGAACGCTTGGCCTACGGATTGATGCACCCGACGGTTTGGCAAGTTTCTCCTGATATTGCTGGGATGGCGGTGCAGTGCGGCGCGCTCAAAGCAAATCCCAAAATGGCGATCGCAGCTTTCCGAAAAAATGCCCCGGTTCTCGTGTATCCGGGCGGCGCAGAAGATACTTTTCGCCCCTATCACTTACGCAATAAAATCTACTTTGCTGGACGCAAAGGATTTATTAAATTAGCATTGCGAGAAGAAGTGCCGATCGTCCCAATTATATCCCACGGTGCCCACGATACTTTGATAGTTTTGGCTGATTTGTACGAACAAGCAAAACAATTGCATGAATTGGGGATGCCGTGGTTATTTGGCATCGATCCGGTGGTGTTTCCAGTATATTTGGGATTGCCTTGGGGACTGAGTATCGGGCCTTTACCGAACTTGCCTTTTCCCGTGCAAATTCGGACTCGCGTGTGCGAACCGATCGTATTTGAGAGGTACGGTAAAGAGGCGGCGGGCGATCGCGATTATGTCGATGCTTGTTTCGATTTAGTTACCAATCAAATGCAAGCACAATTAGATGATTTGATTGCTAATTAA